The segment TTCGGATCAAGCGCGGGCCATGACCGGCGTCGTCATCGAGAGCGACGGCGGCGCGGGTGTGCGGCGACGCAGATAAAAGGAGGGATGATGACCATCTGGACGGACCTACTCGGAAGCCGGGTCAGTTATTACGGCAAGAAATTCAGGACGCGCGCGATCGAGGCGGGCAGCGGCGAGCCGCTGATCATGCTGCACGGCGTCGGCGGCCACGCCGAGGCCTACAGCCGAAACATCGTGCGCCTCGGGAAGAGCTATCGCGCCATGGCGATCGACCTCGTCTGGCACGGCTTTTCCTCGAAGCCCGCGTACAACCAACGCTCGATCCCGACGTACGCCGAGCAGATCCTCGACCTGATGGATTCTCTCGGCCTGGAGAAAACCAACCTCGAAGGCGAGTCGCTCGGCGGCTGGGTGGCGATCTGGTTCGCGCTGCATCATCCGGAGCGCTTGAACAAGCTCATTCTCAACACCACCGCCGGTCTCCGCTTCAAGCCGGGAGTCGTCGAAGAGCGGCCGGCCGAAGGGCGGCAGCTCTTGAAGGAGCGCTCCATCGCCGCGATCAACAACCCCAACCTCGACACGATCCGCAAACGGCTCGAGTGGCTTATGGCGGCGCCCGACCGCGTGACCGAAGAGCTTGCGGAGGTGCGCTACCGAATCTACTCCGACCCGGAGACGCGCCGGTCGTTGACGGACGTTTTCAGCAACTCTTTCGGCGAGGGCGATTCGCGAACGTATCAGCTTCCCGAGGAGCGTCTGAAGGAGATAAAAACGCCGACGCTCGTTTTGTGGACGGAAAAAAATCCCGGCTCCGGCCCGGACGTGGGGCGACACATCGCTGCGCAGATTCCCGGAGCGCAGTTCCACTGCATCGCCGACGCCGCGCACTGGCCGCAGTGGGAGCACCCGGAGGAGCACGACGCGGCGGTGCTCAAATTTTTAGGCGGAGAAAAAGTTTGAGCGCTCTGAAAGCCGCCACCCGCTCTCCGAGCCCGCGCGATAGGGCGGTGGTTAATCACAGCGTTAGTGTCGGACGCGCGGGCACTCCGAACGGGCGACGTCTTTCAGAGCGAGGTCGAGGGGGCGAGGCGGAGGGTCGCGGACGTCCGAGAAGAAAAGATCGACTCATGGCAGTGACCTATCGGCCGCGACCCGGAGCCTTGCGCCCGAAGGACTCGCTTATGGAGGAAAGATGAAGATCGCCGCGCTGGGCTACGTTGGAATCAACGCGACGGATGCGCAGGCGTGGGCCCGCTTCGGCCCGGAGATCCTGGGCCTGCGCGCCGCTCCCGCGGGAGAAGACGGAACGGTTTATCTGCAAATGGACGAGCGCGCCTACCGCCTCGCCGTTCATCCGGCGTCGACGAACGGCCTCGCGTATATCGGCTGGGAGCTGCCTTCGGCTTTGGATCTAGAGCAGGCTTGCGTTGAATTGGAGAAAGCCGGCCTGAAGCCCGTGCGAGGAAGCGAAGAGGACTGCGCGCTGCGCCGGGTGGCGGCGCTGGTGAAAATCGCCGACCCGTATGGCAACCGGCTCGAGCTTTTTTACGGCCAGCTCAACATCTGCGAAGCCTTTCAGCCGGCGCGGCCGATCGGCGGCTTTGTCGCGGGAAACCTCGGCCTCGGCCACGTCGTCATCGGAGTGCCCGATCTCGAAGCGGGAAAAAAATTCTACACCGAGACTCTCGGCTTTCGCCTGAGCGACTTCGTCCCCGACCGGCTGGTCTTTTTCCACTGCAACCCGCGCCACCACTCGATCGCCTTCGGCAAGATCGGTCCGGGCCTGCGCCACATCATGCTCGAGGTGAAAACCATCGACGACGTGGGAAAAACGTTCGATCTGTGTCAAGCGAGCGGCGTTCCGATCACCAAGGCTCTCGGGCGCCACAGCAACGATCGGATGTTCTCTTTTTATATGAAATGTCCCGCCGGCTTCGAGATCGAATACGGCACCGAGGGCCGGCTCGTGGACGACGCGACCTGGAGCGTGCAGCAGGTGGACCGCGGAAGCATCTGGGGACATCAGCGCATAGCCGGTTAGCGGCGGAAGGACCGATGGCGCAAGAAAATAAATTCATCGCCGATTTGGAGAAGGGCCTTATCGATCGGAAAATCTTCTCCGATCCCGCGATCTACCGGATGGAGCTGGAGCGCGTCTTCGCCCGCTGCTGGCTCTACCTGGGGCACGAGAGCCAGATTCCGAATCCCGGAGACTTCATTACGACCTACATGGGCGAAGATCCGGTGATCGTCTGCCGCGGCCGGGACCAAAAGATCCGCGCTTTCTTAAACGTCTGCCGCCATCGGGGAAACCGCGTCTGCCGCCTGGATCAGGGCAACGCGGATTCTTTTACCTGCTCTTATCACGGCTGGACGTACGGCAACGATGGCTCCCTCATCGGCGTCCCCTACTTCAAGGAATATTATTACGGCGAGCTCGACAAAGAGAGTCTGGGCCTCATCCCGGTCCCGCTCGTCGATCGATACAAAGGACTCATCTTCGGCAATCTTGATCCCGCGGCGCCTTCGCTCAGCGACTACCTCGGCGACATGGCCTGGTATCTCGACATCATTCTCGACCGGCGCGAGGGCGGCACCGAGCTGATCGGCGGCACGCACAAATGGACGATCAGCGC is part of the Candidatus Binatia bacterium genome and harbors:
- a CDS encoding alpha/beta hydrolase is translated as MMTIWTDLLGSRVSYYGKKFRTRAIEAGSGEPLIMLHGVGGHAEAYSRNIVRLGKSYRAMAIDLVWHGFSSKPAYNQRSIPTYAEQILDLMDSLGLEKTNLEGESLGGWVAIWFALHHPERLNKLILNTTAGLRFKPGVVEERPAEGRQLLKERSIAAINNPNLDTIRKRLEWLMAAPDRVTEELAEVRYRIYSDPETRRSLTDVFSNSFGEGDSRTYQLPEERLKEIKTPTLVLWTEKNPGSGPDVGRHIAAQIPGAQFHCIADAAHWPQWEHPEEHDAAVLKFLGGEKV
- a CDS encoding VOC family protein, with protein sequence MKIAALGYVGINATDAQAWARFGPEILGLRAAPAGEDGTVYLQMDERAYRLAVHPASTNGLAYIGWELPSALDLEQACVELEKAGLKPVRGSEEDCALRRVAALVKIADPYGNRLELFYGQLNICEAFQPARPIGGFVAGNLGLGHVVIGVPDLEAGKKFYTETLGFRLSDFVPDRLVFFHCNPRHHSIAFGKIGPGLRHIMLEVKTIDDVGKTFDLCQASGVPITKALGRHSNDRMFSFYMKCPAGFEIEYGTEGRLVDDATWSVQQVDRGSIWGHQRIAG